One Camelina sativa cultivar DH55 chromosome 3, Cs, whole genome shotgun sequence genomic window carries:
- the LOC104758356 gene encoding uncharacterized protein LOC104758356, protein MGSLVKAYYYCQQHKSGSSFQLHHHYYSRRRTTSNLQNPVSLFAFTSPSISSSSSSSSSDPPSPSPSSSSASPRPIKHRFGGGVGGHFIIPSIAVAASACFFLRLHLNPPIITSSPLDDFQLQLEEPGSIRELPLLHRNHHYLLKALHFYKVKPGTVLKLLDVYDSDSYDSLKARIRLSAEWLETARRELDEVLERDPARVMEYSQVVDELMQILRDMDLYIDKCQKDNVKGYLHSCNRLLARVRRMEAQILNLLKEFHDDEDQGPGGQT, encoded by the coding sequence atggggAGTCTTGTAAAGGCGTATTATTATTGTCAGCAGCACAAGAGCGGCAGCAGCTTTCAGCTTCACCACCATTATTACAGCAGAAGAAGAACTACTTCCAACCTTCAGAACCCTGTTTCCCTCTTCGCCTTCACTTCTCCTTccatttcctcttcttcttcttcttcttcttctgatcccccttctccttctccttcgtcttcATCTGCATCTCCTCGTCCTATTAAACACCGATTCGGCGGCGGCGTAGGCGGCCACTTCATCATTCCCTCGATCGCTGTCGCTGCTTCCGCCTGCTTCTTCCTCCGTCTGCACCTTAACCCTCCTATCATCACCTCCTCTCCCCTTGATGATTTCCAGCTCCAACTGGAGGAACCAGGTTCTATCAGAGAGCTCCCTCTCCTCCACCGCAATCATCATTATCTCCTCAAAGCTCTTCACTTTTACAAAGTCAAGCCAGGTACCGTCCTCAAACTCCTTGACGTTTACGACTCCGATAGCTACGACTCCTTGAAAGCCCGCATTCGTCTGTCCGCCGAGTGGTTGGAGACTGCCAGGAGAGAGCTCGATGAGGTTCTTGAGAGGGACCCTGCTCGGGTCATGGAGTACTCCCAGGTGGTTGATGAGCTGATGCAGATTCTCAGGGACATGGACCTCTACATCGACAAATGCCAAAAGGACAACGTCAAGGGTTACCTTCATTCCTGCAACCGGTTGCTTGCCcgtgttaggaggatggaggcTCAGATTCTCAATCTCCTCAAAGAGTTTCACGACGACGAGGACCAAGGACCTGGAGGACAGACTTAA
- the LOC104758370 gene encoding reticuline oxidase-like protein has protein sequence MKLSCFVFLILLFFFVSTSIATAPPNPIYESFLQCFSNHTGAPPANLCDVVLPQSSASYTPTLRAYIRNARFNTSTSPKPLIVIAARSESHVQATVLCTKSLNFQLKTRSGGHDYDGVSYISDRPFFVLDMSFLRNITVDMSDDGGSAWVGAGATLGEVYYNIWQKSKTHGFPAGVCPTVGAGGHISGGGYGNMIRKYGLSVDYVTDAKIVDVNGCILDRKSMGEDLFWAIGGGGGSSFGVILSFKIKLVPVPPRVTVFRVEKTLEENALDMVHKWQFVAPKTSPDLFMRLMMQPVTRNTTQTLRASVVALFLGQQSDLMSLLTKELPELGLKPENCTEMTWIQSVMWWANNDNATLIEPEILLDRNPDSASFLKRKSDYVETEISKDGLDFLFKKMMEAGKLGLVFNPYGGKMSEVATTATPFPHRKRLFKVQHSMNWKDPGTEAESSFMEKTRSFYSYMAPFVTKNPRHTYLNYRDLDIGINSHGPNSYREAEIYGRKYFGENFDRLVKVKTAVDPDNFFRDEQSIPTLPTKPSTN, from the coding sequence atgaagctctcttgttttgtctttctcatattattattctttttcgtTTCTACTTCTATTGCCACGGCTCCGCCCAACCCTATCTACGAAAGCTTTCTCCAATGTTTCAGCAACCACACAGGCGCTCCTCCCGCGAACCTATGCGACGTTGTTCTGCCACAAAGCAGTGCCAGCTACACCCCAACCCTACGCGCATACATCCGAAACGCGCGTTTCAACACTTCCACGTCTCCCAAACCTTTGATCGTTATCGCGGCGCGTTCTGAGTCTCACGTCCAGGCCACCGTCCTCTGCACCAAATCTCTCAACTTCCAGCTCAAGACTCGCAGCGGCGGCCATGACTACGACGGCGTTTCCTACATCTCTGACCGCCCTTTCTTCGTCCTCGACATGTCCTTCCTCCGCAACATCACCGTCGACATGTCAGACGACGGCGGCTCCGCTTGGGTTGGAGCCGGTGCTACTCTCGGCGAGGTTTATTACAACATCTGGCAGAAGAGCAAAACTCACGGGTTTCCCGCCGGAGTTTGTCCCACGGTAGGCGCCGGAGGTCACATTAGCGGCGGAGGCTACGGAAACATGATCAGAAAATACGGACTTTCCGTCGATTACGTCACCGACGCCAAGATCGTAGACGTGAACGGATGTATCCTCGATCGGAAGTCGATGGGAGAGGATTTGTTTTGGGCGATCGGAGGAGGAGGCGGCTCGAGCTTCGGCGTGATCTTGTCTTTCAAGATCAAACTCGTGCCTGTTCCTCCGAGGGTGACTGTTTTCAGAGTGGAGAAAACCCTCGAAGAGAACGCACTCGACATGGTCCACAAATGGCAGTTCGTTGCTCCCAAGACAAGCCCGGATCTGTTCATGAGGCTAATGATGCAGCCCGTGACCAGGAACACTACTCAGACGCTCCGAGCGTCGGTGGTGGCTCTGTTCTTGGGGCAACAGAGCGATCTCATGTCTCTGCTGACCAAAGAGTTACCCGAGCTTGGTCTGAAGCCAGAGAACTGCACGGAGATGACGTGGATACAGTCGGTGATGTGGTGGGCCAACAACGACAACGCCACGCTGATCGAACCGGAGATCCTGCTGGATCGGAACCCGGATTCGGCGTCTTTCTTGAAAAGGAAATCGGATTACGTGGAGACAGAGATCAGCAAAGACGGTTTAGATTTCCTGTTTAAGAAGATGATGGAGGCTGGGAAGCTAGGGCTAGTGTTCAATCCGTACGGAGGGAAAATGAGCGAGGTGGCTACGACGGCGACTCCATTCCCGCACAGGAAGAGGCTTTTCAAGGTCCAGCATTCGATGAACTGGAAAGACCCTGGCACAGAAGCGGAGAGCAGTTTCATGGAAAAGACGAGAAGCTTCTACAGCTACATGGCTCCTTTCGTCACCAAGAATCCAAGACACACGTATCTCAACTACAGGGATCTTGACATCGGGATCAACAGCCATGGCCCAAACAGTTACAGAGAAGCTGAGATTTACGGGAGAAAGTATTTCGGTGAGAATTTTGATCGGTTGGTCAAAGTGAAAACAGCCGTGGATCCTGATAACTTCTTCAGGGATGAGCAGAGTATACCTACCTTGCCCACCAAGCCTTCCACAAATTAG
- the LOC109130168 gene encoding uncharacterized protein LOC109130168, producing MSCMKSAAKTEAEAGAKGVAPTQVWWDINRCPLPDDVDVGRVRPCIKRALEEKLGYSGPLTITAIGILTDVAPNLLKEVYSSRIGLCHVRRASIQLFGQYLQKPPPLPLPIPSRNAYWQYSLPAFHCTIELTIQISHLAGIWPESRRKVTVPKPVIFLNLFLKIQFQHSETGESALYCEQCSVALQGIENFNTHLKSREHLHNAC from the exons ATGTCCTGCATGAAGTCAGCGGCGAAGACAGAAGCGGAGGCAGGGGCAAAGGGTGTTGCACCAACTCAGGTCTGGTGGGACATAAACAGGTGTCCGCTTCCCGATGACGTTGATGTAGGTCGGGTCCGTCCGTGTATAAAACGGGCGTTGGAGGAGAAATTAGGCTACTCTGGTCCTCTCACCATCACTGCCATTGGCATACTAACAGACGTCGCTCCCAACTTGTTGAAAGAAGTCTATTCCTCTAGAATCGGTCTTTGTCACGTCCGCCGTG CGTCGATACAATTGTTCGGTCAATATCTCCAGAAGCCCCCTCCGCTTCCACTTCCAATTCCATCTCGGAATGCTTACTGGCAG tactcgttaccagctttccattgcactatcgaACTGACAATTCAGATCAGCCATTTGGCCGGAATTTGGCCGGAAAGTCGCCGGAAAGTCACTGTCCCAAAACCtgtaattttcttaaacttgtttctgaaaattcagttccaacatAGTGAAACGGGTGAATCTGCCTTGTATTGTGAGCAATGCAGTGTTGCTCTCCAAGGCATTGAAAATTTCAACACCCACCTCAAGAGTAGAGAACATTTACATAATGCATGTTAG
- the LOC104758380 gene encoding pentatricopeptide repeat-containing protein At1g01970-like encodes MGMYSCDAAVLLSFGLKCPLVVTGSHRHRRLYHRIPLLVEPPRQISFKCGAALGEVVVVVDKEEDTEQRTPRFSSGLNLTDEQDEAITRIPIKMSKRCQALMRQIICFSSEKGSFCDLLAAWVRRMSPIRADWLSLLKELKNLDSPFYINVAEFSLLEDSFEANARDYTKIIHYYGKLNQVEEAERTLLAMKNRGFLIDQVTLTAMVQLYSKAGYHKLAEDTFNDIKLLGEPLDYRSYGSMIMAYIRAGAPEKGDALLRDMDSQEICAGREVYKALLRAYSMGGDAQGAKRVFDAVQIAGITPDVKLCGLLINAYSVLGQSQNARLAFENMRKAGIKATDKCVALVLAAYEKEEKLNEALGFLVELEKDSIMVEKEASAVLARWFKKLGVVEEVELLLREFSSSQSKHA; translated from the exons ATGGGAATGTATAGCTGCGACGCAGCAGTGTTGTTGAGCTTCGGCTTGAAATGTCCATTAGTTGTTACTGGAAGCCATAGGCATAGGCGGTTATACCATCGGATCCCATTACTTGTAGAACCTCCTCGTCAAATTAGTTTCAAATGTGGTGCCGCCCTTGGCGAggttgtagtagtagtagacaaGGAGGAGGATACAGAACAACGAACCCCTAGGTTTAGTTCCGGTCTGAATCTCACAGATGAACAAGATGAGGCAATTACTCGGATTCCTATAAAGATGTCAAAACGTTGTCAAGCGCTTATGAGGCAGATTATATGCTTCTCCAGCGAAAAGGGGAGCTTTTGTGATTTGTTGGCTGCTTGGGTCAGGAGGATGAGCCCCATCAGAGCTGACTGGCTTTCTCTTCTTAAAGAGTTGAAGAATCTTGACTCTCCCTTTTATATCAAT GTGGCTGAATTCTCGCTGCTCGAAGATTCCTTTGAAGCCAATGCCCGTGACTATACCAAGATCATCCATTACTATGGGAAGCTTAACCAAGTGGAAGAAGCTGAAAGAACTCTTCTTGCCATGAAAAACCGAGGCTTTCTCATTGATCAGGTTACCCTTACTGCTATGGTTCAGTTGTACAGCAAGGCAGGCTATCATAAACTGGCTGAAGATACTTTCAACGACATCAAATTGCTTGGGGAACCACTAGATTATCGATCCTATGGTTCTATGATTATGGCCTACATTAGAGCTGGTGCGCCCGAGAAAGGAGACGCCTTACTCAGAGATATGGATTCCCAAGAAATCTGTGCGGGAAGAGAGGTTTACAAGGCACTGTTGAGAGCCTACTCTATGGGTGGAGACGCACAAGGAGCCAAGCGGGTTTTTGATGCTGTTCAAATCGCCGGGATCACTCCTGATGTAAAGCTATGCGGACTGCTCATAAACGCATACAGTGTCTTGGGACAGAGCCAGAATGCGCGTTTGGCATTTGAGAATATGAGAAAAGCGGGAATCAAAGCTACTGATAAGTGCGTGGCTCTTGTATTGGCTGCATATGAGAAGGAAGAAAAGCTAAATGAAGCATTAGGGTTCTTGGTTGAGCTTGAGAAAGACTCTATAATGGTTGAGAAAGAAGCTTCTGCTGTGTTGGCTCGGTGGTTTAAGAAGCTTGGTGTTGTTGAAGAAGTTGAATTACTTCTCAGGGAGTTTTCATCTAGCCAGTCTAAGCATGCGTGA